ttcttctcaactgtttgaaatgggccatcctgattatcactacaaaatcaatttttcccctgctgataatagcccactttgatctgtctcgttagagttggtaaggcaaccctatttttcatgttctctgtgatagtagcttcctactgtattttccactccatgcatctgataaagtgggtttagcccacaaagcttatgcccaaatacatttgttagtctctaaggtgccacaaatactccttgttctttttgctgatacagactaacacagctaccactctgaaacctgtgatcTTCAAGTATGTCTCAACTTCGTTACATCAAGTCTTTAAAAGGTGTGATGTGCTGCACCGGGTGGGCTGAGAAAGATCTCATGTGCTCCCCATAGTCAATTCTGAGATTTGCACTGTGAGAGATTGGCGTTAAGGCTTTTGGGGTGACGGTTCCATGACTCAAACTCGGTGGCTTTGTTTGGCTACCAAAGTCTGAGGCTGGTGATCTTCGGGGATGGTACAAACCTTATTCTTATTGTGCTTATCACACTAGAATATGGGTGGCTGATAACTATAAACATCATGTAGTAATTCCtggatttttaaattattgttttagCTGGACACACGTATAATGTTTGAACAAATACTGTTCAGGGAGAAAGGTATAAAAACACCAAAGTATTCGCTGTGCTTAGAGTGATGATGTTCTGTGGGATACCTTCTGGAAGAGCAGTATTGTGGGCAAATAATTCTGGTCACATtctgtgctgcaccccacaccaaaaaaaaaaaaaaattttctgctgCTTACACTAATTGCAGCTTAACTGGGTGAAGATAAAGAAACAACAGTGGCCATGTCCGAGTGTCCCTCCTCGGCCAAAAATCTTGAAATAGTTAACTGTAAAATTAAAAACCAACTATGGCTGAAGTAATGGTAAGATTACTTTTAGAAGGACGCCTACGGGGCATCCAACACAACTTCCTACACATTAGGTTCTTATGACAGTCAGGAACGCTCTCTTCACCTCAACACTAGAGCTACTTAGAACACTGGAGTTTGTATGTAATCTggaaggcccagatccacaaagtaTTTGGGTTCTTGACGTCCATTGGATCTCAgtggaatttaggagcctaaattttacctttgtggatctgggcctaagtaaTTGCAGTTTGACATAAACATGAAAGATTACTTCTTATTTTGACACAAATTATTAATTAACAAATGAGGGCAATCAGAATCCTTGTCTGAGGCCTCCTAAAGCCTCAAAATACTTTAATGTTATTATGAAATAATTCACATCCACTATCGTTTTTGCCTGTGGTACATATATTGTCCTTTTTAGTTGGCACCCTGTTCTGATCGTTGTCTGTACAGTAATCTTTTGAGTAATTCAGTTCAGATAGATGTTATTGGTCACCTGGAGTTTCTTCCTCAGAAGCTGTTTCGGCCTTCAAGGCTCTTCTCTTCCTTAATCTTTCTGCATTTGTGATCGTCATAGGATGCAATGGGAAAAATCCAGAAAGACCTGAAAGAAAGAGTATTTGTGTTAATAACTGGAGTTGCAGTATTACTGTACTAGACTCAGATTCAAAGgctagaagggagcattgtgattATCTCATCTGGCCTCCTAGGTAACACATGCTATAGAACTACCCCAAAATAATTCTCAGAGAAAACACACCCAATCTTGAGttaaattgtcagtgatggagaatccaccaaaacCCTGGGTAAACTATTCCAATAGTTAATGAGACTTTTGAGAAGTGGGAGTaattgtctctctcgccaacccACTAGTGGCTTGAAGTGCCTTTTACTGCTGTCTCGGCCAGCTCAGTGTCTCCATAAATGAGACCCATCCCATTTCCTGTGGCCAAAAGAAGGGTGACTGCATATATGGATATTTTCAAGAATTCATGcaaagaaatgaagaaaaggtCTTTGGTACTCCAAGTATGCAGAGGATCACCAAGGAAAATCTATTGTCATTTAAGCGAAATAAGCAAATAGTTCAGATTGAAAAACACCTTGAGTTACCTAGAAGTTTTTCAACTGGTTTTGTGACATGTGCTCCACAACCAATCCAGTGTTTGATCCTCTCGATGTTCAAGCCAACAAGCTTTTCATTATGGTTATTTGGGAGTGGGTCATAGCAGCCCACTTGCTCCAAATATTTGCTGTCCCGTGCTCGCTTGTTATATGCGGCCACTATACGGAAGAAGGGTCTGTTGACACAGCCGCCAAGAGCCAATCGGATAGTGACGTGTCCTCCATGATAATTTTTCATAAGGAGATGAGCTGAAAGAAAGATCAACAGGTATCACAGTAGATTTGATTATAACAGATGTGTGCAGACGTCTAGCCAAAAAATTCCCAAAGGCCTTAGAGAAAAAGTTTGGTTTCACTTAAAATCAGTAAAACTGCTGTAACCTTTCCTTACACACCAACAAGAGATTATTCTTTATGATGGAATCGAAGTCTGTACCCTGCCATGAGATTGCTTTAAGACCTCGATTTATTGACAATAAATAAGACAGATTTGCTTTACCAACCCCTAAGAGTTCAGCGGAGAAGGCTGCACATTCTCCACTAACTGTAATTGATTTAGAGGGATGCAGAAACTAGGGGTCTGTCAGTACAACATGGTATGTATGCAACCCTTAACAAACCCTGTCTGCACTTACCAAGGTGCACCATGATGACCCTTGCCAGCacctgaaagaggaaaaagacaTGAATGAATCCCCTGCCAtgcccaaacacagaacaagggGCCAGCCCACTGCAGCTGTAAACGCTATAGGGTAGACATAGCTTTACTTGACAGAAATGAGGTATAACTGAAAGTTATAGTTTGAAAATCCTGAGGGAAACATGAGAGTTTAGTTGCaagccctgccctgacccctgtagATTCTGTCTCTCATGACCCATTGGCCATGGCGATCCTGGGAATGGAAGTTTCAAAGCACCTGCCCCCGCTCCCACTTTTGTGGTTTGGGGTTTAGGTAACTTTCAACCTCTTAGGAGCACAGGCaaaattaaaagcatttttttctcctgGTAGCCTTGATAGGCAGCAGCTTCAATGCCTCACCCTGCCTCCTTTTCTGTTTCAATAGCTTTGTTGCTAGGGCAATGCCAACAAGTGCCAAATGAGTACATAAAATAACTTGTCATTTTAAGGTAAAAATTTGTTTCCACATTATATTGGAGTTCTGATATAATTGGAGATTTGGCATATATatgttagggctgtcaagcgcAGTTaattcacacaattaactcaaatcaatcatgattaattgcacttataacaatagaataccaattgaaatttaaagatttttggatacattttcaatactgatttcagttacaacacagaatacaaagcgcacagtgctcactttatattactgtttttgattacaaatatatgcacagtaaaaatgataaacaaattcagttcacctcacacaagtactgaagtgcaaacTCTTTCTTGTGAAAGTATAAAAAATGCAGAGTTTTTCCTTTGgttgcataactgcactcaaaaacaaaacagtgtaaaactgtagagcctacaagtccactcagtcctactacttattctgccaatcgctaagacaaacaattttgtttacattgacgggagatacttctgcctgcttcttatttacaatatcacctgaaagcgagaacaggcgctcgcatggcacttctgtagctggcgttgcaagatatgccagatatgctaaacatctgtatgccccttcatgctttgaccaccattccagaggacatgctt
The window above is part of the Chelonoidis abingdonii isolate Lonesome George chromosome 10, CheloAbing_2.0, whole genome shotgun sequence genome. Proteins encoded here:
- the MRPS16 gene encoding small ribosomal subunit protein bS16m, with translation MVHLAHLLMKNYHGGHVTIRLALGGCVNRPFFRIVAAYNKRARDSKYLEQVGCYDPLPNNHNEKLVGLNIERIKHWIGCGAHVTKPVEKLLGLSGFFPLHPMTITNAERLRKRRALKAETASEEETPGDQ